From the genome of Thermogutta terrifontis, one region includes:
- a CDS encoding acyl-CoA thioesterase, with the protein MTAVFNHHHLVQPEEIDALGHANNVAYVQWLQDAAVAHSTACGWSPDRHLALGAGWVVRSHTIEYLAPARLGDEIVVQTWVADFKKVTSRRKYRIYRSRDGELLARAETLWAFVNYKTGQPTRIPPEIIAAFTISPEDPPPLERGECPAGSGVNRSPPD; encoded by the coding sequence ATGACGGCCGTTTTTAATCACCATCACCTGGTTCAACCGGAGGAAATTGACGCCCTGGGGCACGCCAACAACGTGGCCTACGTGCAGTGGCTTCAGGACGCCGCCGTCGCCCATTCCACGGCCTGTGGATGGTCGCCCGACCGGCACCTGGCGCTGGGTGCCGGCTGGGTCGTGCGGTCGCATACCATCGAGTATCTAGCCCCGGCCCGGCTGGGAGATGAAATCGTCGTGCAAACCTGGGTCGCGGACTTTAAAAAAGTAACTTCCCGGCGGAAGTACCGGATTTATCGCAGCCGCGACGGGGAACTGCTTGCTCGGGCAGAAACGCTGTGGGCGTTTGTCAATTACAAGACCGGGCAGCCGACCCGTATTCCTCCAGAGATCATTGCCGCTTTCACCATTTCTCCAGAAGATCCACCGCCGCTGGAACGCGGCGAATGTCCGGCGGGCTCGGGGGTGAATCGCTCGCCGCCCGATTAG
- the ispD gene encoding 2-C-methyl-D-erythritol 4-phosphate cytidylyltransferase, producing the protein MARFAVILPAAGASSRFQDKHYKKPFAPLAGRAVWLHSLHRFSQREDVIQIIVAVAPDDREDFLSRFSADITLLGVQVVEGGRERADSVHNALRHVKSDAEFVCVHDAARPCLSELWIDAVFQKAQQTGAAILAVPVTATLKRVDQSGVIVATQPREELWEAQTPQVFRRDWLLEAYEKRGGFPATDDAQLVERLGKKVHVVPGSSLNIKITTRDDLKLAEEILKVLPKPKGLGPIHPFAGDDLWR; encoded by the coding sequence GTGGCACGATTCGCCGTCATTTTACCGGCAGCGGGGGCCAGTTCGCGGTTTCAGGACAAACATTACAAGAAACCGTTTGCGCCCTTGGCTGGGCGGGCTGTCTGGCTCCACAGTCTCCATCGATTTTCTCAGCGGGAGGACGTCATCCAGATCATCGTGGCCGTGGCGCCTGACGATCGCGAGGATTTTCTTTCGCGATTCAGTGCCGACATCACACTGCTGGGTGTGCAGGTGGTCGAAGGAGGTCGGGAGCGTGCCGACTCGGTGCACAACGCCCTCCGCCACGTGAAATCGGACGCCGAGTTCGTCTGCGTTCACGATGCCGCCCGTCCGTGCCTGAGTGAACTGTGGATTGATGCCGTCTTCCAGAAAGCGCAACAGACCGGGGCCGCCATCCTGGCGGTGCCTGTCACCGCCACGTTGAAGCGTGTGGATCAATCGGGAGTCATCGTCGCAACGCAGCCCCGGGAAGAACTATGGGAAGCTCAAACGCCGCAGGTTTTTCGGCGAGATTGGTTGCTGGAAGCCTACGAAAAACGAGGAGGATTCCCGGCTACCGACGACGCGCAGCTTGTGGAGCGGCTGGGAAAGAAAGTACACGTCGTGCCGGGCTCGTCGCTCAACATCAAGATCACCACTAGAGACGATCTAAAGCTCGCCGAGGAAATTCTGAAGGTGCTGCCGAAACCGAAAGGACTGGGACCCATCCATCCTTTTGCAGGAGACGATTTGTGGCGGTGA
- a CDS encoding glycine zipper domain-containing protein, protein MTQTRRSLFWWCIAGVVLPASLVTAGCATTHAERGALFGGLLGAGTGAIIGNAAGNTLAGTAIGAGVGALAGSAIGDSLDEMEAQNRALIAQQLGREIPAGAVTFDDVIAMTKAGVAEELIVNHIRINGMVRQPTTDDIIRLQKEGVSVNVIKAMQEPPLRRQPSNDRPIVIRESSPPPVIIYERDPWWWGPPWPHYHYHYRYYRPRPGVSWGITFHN, encoded by the coding sequence ATGACGCAGACCCGCCGTTCCCTGTTCTGGTGGTGTATTGCCGGAGTGGTGCTTCCCGCGTCTCTTGTCACTGCCGGATGTGCCACGACGCATGCTGAGCGGGGAGCCCTTTTCGGCGGACTTCTCGGAGCTGGGACCGGGGCCATCATCGGTAATGCCGCGGGAAACACCCTTGCTGGAACGGCCATAGGGGCTGGCGTGGGAGCTCTCGCCGGATCGGCCATCGGTGACAGCCTCGACGAAATGGAGGCTCAAAATCGTGCCCTGATTGCCCAACAGCTTGGGCGGGAAATCCCGGCGGGCGCTGTCACATTTGATGACGTCATTGCCATGACCAAGGCCGGCGTCGCCGAAGAACTCATCGTCAACCATATTCGCATCAACGGAATGGTTCGTCAGCCAACCACGGATGATATCATCCGGCTACAGAAAGAGGGTGTCAGCGTGAACGTCATCAAAGCGATGCAGGAGCCGCCTTTGCGTCGCCAACCCAGTAATGACCGGCCCATCGTCATTCGCGAGTCAAGCCCTCCGCCGGTCATCATTTATGAGCGCGATCCCTGGTGGTGGGGACCTCCCTGGCCGCATTATCACTACC